In the Wyeomyia smithii strain HCP4-BCI-WySm-NY-G18 chromosome 2, ASM2978416v1, whole genome shotgun sequence genome, one interval contains:
- the LOC129724110 gene encoding uncharacterized protein LOC129724110, protein MPSYLAPCTAVLLMCLIIGRANGAVEEQSYFFGSRAVTDVLCQQMTLSKGTQTPATVSYNTNLTTKRIVMVTVNADKNSILGYTVQIASGAINSTTVTFNVVGAAYLPYNIIFDFYCNP, encoded by the exons ATGCCATCTTATCTTGCACCTTGCACTGCAGTTCTGCTGATGTGCCTGATTATTGGCAGGGCGAATGGGGCCGTCGAGGAGCAAAGTTATTTCTTCGGTTCCCGTGCCGTTACGGACGTTCTGTGTCAGCAGATGACGCTCAGTAAAGGAACGCAGACGCCGGCCACAGTCAGCTATAATACGAATTTG ACTACGAAACGAATTGTGATGGTTACCGTTAATGCCGATAAGAATTCTATTCTCGGATATACCGTTCAGATAGCGAGTGGTGCAATCAACTCGACTACCGTTACCTTCAATGTTGTTGGGGCGGCTTACTTGCCGTACAatattattttcgatttttactGTAACCCCTAG